GCCAGAGAGGAGAGCTGATGGAGTTTGAGGCGGTTATCGGATTGGAGGTCCACGCGCAGCTCAAGACGGACTCGAAGATATTCTGCGCCTGCTCGACGGCCTTCGGCAGGCAGGCGAACAGCAACACCTGTCCCGTATGCACGGGAATGCCCGGTGTGCTCCCTGTCCTGAACAGGAAAGTCGTGGATTTTGCGCTCAAGGCTGCCCTTGCCACGGGGAGCACCGTCCGGAGGGAGAGTATATTCGCCAGGAAGAACTACTTCTACCCCGACCTCCCCAAGGGGTATCAGATTTCCCAGTACGAGCTTCCCATCGCAGAGGGAGGATTCGTCGAGATCGACACGAAGGGGGGCAGGAAACGGATCAACCTGACGCGCATCCACATGGAGGAGGACGCAGGAAAGCTCCTCCACGAGGCGGAGTTCGAGCAGTCGCACTTTTCCCTGGTTGATTTCAACCGCACAGCCGTGCCCCTTTTGGAGATCGTCTCGGAGCCGGAGATAAGGAGCCCGGAAGAGGGAGGGGCATACCTGCGGATGCTTCGGGACATCCTGGTCTACCTGGACATATGCGACGGGAACATGGAAGAGGGGAGCTTCCGGTGCGACGCCAACGTATCCGTGAGGCCCCGGGGCCAGTCTGCATTCGGAACCAAGACGGAACTGAAGAACATGAATTCCTTCAGGAACGTGGAGAAAGCCCTCGAGTACGAGATAGGGCGGCAGATCGGGGCCATAGAGGAGGGCGGCCAGGTCATTCAGGAGACACGCCTCTGGGACGTGGCCGCGGAAAAAACGGTGAGCATGAGGACGAAGGAGGAGGCCCACGACTACCGGTATTTCCCCGACCCGGACCTGGTTCCCCTTGAAATCGACGAGGGCTGGATAGAAAAGATCAGGGAGTCCATTCCGGAACTCCCCCTCGCAAAGAGAGACCGGTTCCAGAGGGAATATAACATCCCCGCCTACGACAGCGAAGTCCTCTGCCAGTCAAGGGCCCTGGCCGATTTCTTCGAGGCGGCGGTGGCAGTGCACGGGAACGCGAAGGCGATTTCAAACCTTTTGATGACCGAGGTGCTGCGGGAGCTCAACAAGGACAGGGTGGATATCACCGAAACCAAGCTCACGCCGTCCCACATTGCAGGAATCGTGAAGGCAACCGATGAAGGGGTGATAAGCGGGAAGATCGGGAAGGAGATATTTCAGATCGTTTACCAGACCGGGGATGACCCGGTGAAGATAATCGAAGAGAAGGGGCTGAGACAGGTAAGCGATGAGGCCGCGATCGAGAAGATTGCGCAAAAGGTGATCGATGCCCATCCCGGCGAAGCGACGACCTACCGGGAGGGAAAGAAGGGGGTCCTGGGATTTTTCGTTGGCCAGGTGATGCGGGAGACGAAGGGGAAGGCAAATCCCGCCCTGGTGAATGAAATTTTGAAAAGATTGCTCGAACCCTGATTTCCGGGTTGGACAATGTATTGAGGCATAGCATGAAGAGGATCGTTGCAGCAGGTATACTTGCCCTCGCCTTAATCGCGGGCGCTCTCCTGGTTTACCTCTCCGTCACCCTCAAGCCCGAGAAGTACCGGCCCCTCATCGAACGCACCCTGAGCGAGAAAGTGGGCAGGAGCGTATCGCTGGGAAAGGTGGACTTTTCTCTCCTGGGAGGACTGGCCTTCGAGGTTGCCGACCTCAAGATTGCCGGGGACAGGATCCACCCCGAGGAGCCCCCCCTGGAGTTCAGCTCGGGAAAGCTCAAGATGAGGGTCATACCGCTTATCCTGGGGAATCTCAGGATAAAGGAAGTGGTCGTTGATTCCCCGCATTTGTTTCTGAGGAAATACCGGGATGGCCACCTCTCAATTGATGACGTGCTCGATAAACTGGTGGGCAGCAGGGAGGAGGCAGCGGTGAAGGAGGAGAGGGAGGACGAAACCCTCGACCTGGAGATTGAAACGGTCAGCGTGAAGCAGGGGAGTTACACCTTCGTCGCGGAGCTGTCGGGGGACAGAGTGGAGCAGGTAACGGTCTCACCGGTCAACCTGAAGATAAGCAATATCGGGTTTGACCGAAAGGTCAAAACGAGCCTGGCCGTTACCCTCCTCGAGCCTCTCGCCGGTGTCGTCGATCTTTCCGGCTTCTGCATGGTAACCTCAATGGCCAGGGGGGCGGGGGATGTCTCCTTTGACCTGTCGGGAAACATTCTCGATCTGCCGGTGGATATCGGGGGAGGCGTGGTTCTGGCCGGGGAGATACCCGAGTTCGAGGGGGTGCTTACGTCGGAAAAACTGGACGTCGAAAAACTTTCCGCCATCTACACCCGCATAACGGGCAAAGAACTGCCATTGCGCTCCCGCGGGAAGGGCCGGGTAATACTCGCCGCTGCGGGAACACCCGATGACTTGGGCTTCGAGGGGGAGATGGACCTGACCGAGGCCATTCTCTTCTACCGGGACACCTTTGAAAAGTACGCCGATTCCGAGCTGAGCCTTATCTTTCAGGGAAGATACCGGGGAGATAACGTCATAATCTCGAACGCCGAGTTCAGGCTGCCCCAGATCATCTCGTCCATAAACGGCTGGTACAATGCGAAAAGCGGCCGCTATGAGCTCAGATCGGGGTTTACCATTGACAAGCTGGAATCGGTCAGCCAGTTTTTCAAGGACCTGTCGCAGCTGAACCTTTCTGGAGGCGTGACGACGTCGGTATCTGTCCGCGGCGGCGGCAAGGAGAGGGAAGCCATTTCCGCCCGGGCCGACCTGAAATCGGTCGACTTCGAGCTCCCGGGTGAGGGCCTGAATGTTCGGAGCCTTGCCGGCCATCTGGAGATGGACAGGGACGGTTTTTCCCTCAATCCGCTTTCGGGCCTGTTGAACGGACAGAGGGTTTCCCTCTCGGGAAATATCACCATGAGAAATGGCCCCCGGGGAAACTTTACCGCCAGGGCGAACTTCCTGGACATCGATTCGATTCTGGAGGCAAGGGCCAAGGGGGAAAAGAAGGAAGAGAAAGAGAAAAAGGAAGGGGCCGGGGAGCGGAAGACCTTCCCCGATATGGCGAAGAAAGCCGACATTGCAGCGAAGGTTTCCGTGGACACGCTCAGGTACAAAGGTGCCAACCTCAACAACGTTTCGGGAACCCTCCGGTTGGACAAGGGAGAGGTGACGTGGGAAGGGATCGAGGTGGGCATCTTTGACGGAAAGGCGAAAACAGAAGGTTCCTACTCCCCGTTTTCAAATAACAGGGCGTTTACGATGCGCTTTTCATCCGACAGGGTATCGGTATTCGATTTTTTCAAGAGCGTGACATCCTTCGGGGGCTTCATGGACGGCGTGGCGAAGGTAAAGCTCTCCCTGAAGGGTCAAGGCTCGTCGGCTGCAGATATCAGGAGGACCCTCTCGGGAAACGGTGAGATCAGGATTCAGAGCGGCAAGATCGAAGGGGTGGACCTTCTGTCAGACATAGGAAGCGCGGCGGGCATCGGGGGCCTCGTGGAGCGGCATACGGGTAAGGCCGAGCACAAACGGACGGTAACGGTGTTCGATGACGTCTACGCTCCCTTCGAAATTGCAGCGGGCGAAGCGGTGGTCAGGGACTTTCAGTTCACAACCGACAGTTTCCGCCTGAAGGGCGAGGCCCGCTTGACGCCTGATAACAGGCTCGTTTTCTCGGGGGACGCGGTGATTCCCCGGGAAATCGTGGGCGATGTGAGGGGCATCGGAAAGTTTGCAGCCGATGACAGGGGAAACCTGGTCTTGCCCCTGCGCATCGTGGGGCCGATCAACGGGCTGCGGGTCATCCTGAGCCCGGAGCGGCTCCTGGAAAAAAAGGGGAAGGATCTTTTTGAGAAGGAGAGGAAAAAGATCGAGGAGAAGCTTCTCGACGCCATAAAGGAGAAAAAACTGTTTTAACCACTTTACCGGAAAGAGGGAGAAATAATGGCGAGAAAAGGAAAAAGTGCCTTGATAATCATCGATATGCTGAACGATTTCGTTCTTAAGGGGGCGCCTCTGTATGTCCCGGAGACGCAAAAGATCATCCCTGCCCTCAAGAAGAGGATCTCTTCGGCCAGGAGGAAAAAGGAGCCGGTTGTCTTTGTCAACGATGCTCACGCAAAGAAGGACGTGGAGTTTGAACGGTTCGGCTGGCCTGCTCACGGCGTGAAGGGCACCAAGGGCGCGGAAGTCGTCAAGGATCTGGCGCCCCGGCCGGGGGACAAGGTGATCGAGAAAACGACCTATTCCTGCTTCTACAGAACGTCTCTGGACCGGACGCTGAAGGACCTCGGGGCCGACACGCTCCACCTGGCAGGTTGCGTGACGAATATCTGTATCTTCTACGCAGCCTATGATGCTGTCCTGAGAGGGTATGACGTGCGTGTGGATGAGCGTATCGTCGCCGGCCTTGACAGAAAGAGCCACGTGTTTGCCCTCGAGCAGATGCAGAGCGTCCTGGGAGTCGATGTCATTCGCAGGTGAAGCCGGTTATGACACCAGATACCCCTTTCAAAGGGGGGAAGATGCCAAGGTTGCGGGGTCGCGGGAAGAGAGCGCTATCTCGCGGAAGGGACAAGGAAGGGAATAATTACGCGGGGGGGGAAACATGAATTTCAAGCACATCGATTGGACCGGCAATGAACTGATACTCCTTGACCAGAGGATACTTCCCATCAGGGAGAGCTATCGGAAGCTGAAAACCTGTGTCGAGGTGGGCAACGCCATAAAGACGATGGTGGTCAGGGGAGCCCCGGCTATCGGCATCGTTGCTGCTTTCGGAATCGTTCTTGCCCTCAAGGGGGCCATCAATCGAAAGAGGGTGCTCAAAGAGGAGTTCGGGGAGGCATACAGGATACTTGCGGGGACGCGGCCGACGGCGGTGAACCTCTTTTTCGCCCTCGACAGGATGAAGGCCGTATTCGAGCGTGTGAGCGATCGCGACCCGGAGGAGATTCTCTTCCGCCTCGAGAAGGAAGCCCTCGACATTCTGGAGGAGGATGTCAAGGCAAACAGGTCGATAGGGCGAAATGGTGCGAAGCTGATGAAGAAGGAGAGCACGATCCTGACCCACTGCAATGCGGGGGCGCTTGCGACGGGGGGCTACGGGACGGCCCTCGGCGTTGTGAGAAGAGCCATCGAGATGGGGAAGAAGGTACACGTCCTGATCGATGAAACCCGGCCCTTTTTGCAGGGGGCGCGGCTGACATCCTGGGAGCTCATGAAGGACAACATCCCCTGCACCCTCATCACGGACAGCATGGCCGGATCCATCATCGCGAGGGGGGGCGTGGATATGGTCATCGTGGGGGCGGACAGGATTGCGGGCAACGGCGACGTGGCCAACAAGATTGGAACCTTCCCGCTGGCAGTTCTGGCGAAGCATCACCGCGTTCCCTTCTATGTGGCCGCGCCGATCTCGACGATAGACAGGAAGATAAAGAGCGGAAGGCAGATCCCCATCGAGGAGAGAGACGCATCGGAGGTGACGAACCTGATGGGAACGAGAATCGCTCCCTCGGGGGTTTCCGTCTATAACCCTTCTTTTGACGTAACGCCGGCGAAGCTCGTTACGGCTATTATCACCGAAAAAGGGGTGGTCAAGCCCCCCTACAACGCGGGAATAAAAGCCCTGATGAAATGAGCAGCTACGCTCTCTGGAAAGAACTGGAAGCAGTCTGCGGAGAAAAGATTGCCTCTGCGATGCTCAATCTCTCGTCACGGGTGCCCGATCAGGAACTCTTCCTCCTGAATTTCATGAAAATAGCCGCTTCCTTCGGGGCCGAAGAAGTGGCGAAGGTCGTTCTGGAGGAGAAGACCTCGAAGCTCATCCTGCCCGTTCTTTCCTGCTCCGAGTACCTGACCGACATTCTGGCAAGGGACAGCGAGCTGCTCGACTGGCTTTTTTCCGAAGGCAGGTGCCGGGAGTCCCTCGACGGGGAGCTTTTGCGGGAGGAGATCATCGATGCGACGGGCCAGCTGTCGGAAGAGGGCGACGTATCGAAGCTTTTGAGAAAGATAAAGGGCCGTGAGATCGTGCGGATAGGGCTGAGGGACCTCGGGGGCCTGGCGGAGATGGAGGAGACAGCCCGGGCGCTCAGCGACCTTGCAGAGGCCGCCCTGTGCGGCGCAACGCAGTTTGCCCTCTCGAGCCTGAAGAAGAGGTTCGGGATCCCGCTGATCGAAGGCGAGGGCGGTGAGGAAAGAGAGTGCCAGTTCTGCGTCCTTGCCCTCGGGAAGCTGGGGGGACGGGAGTTGAACTTCAGCTCCGATATCGACATCATGTACGTCTACGAGAAAGACGGTGTCTTTCCGGCGGGGGTGAACGGGGATGGAAGGCGAGCCGGTGAGGAGACAACCTTTCACCAGTTCTTCATCAAAGTGGCGGAGATGGTGACCCGGCTCATCGGCGAGGTAACGGGTGACGGAATCGTCTTCAGGGTTGATTTGCGGTTGCGCCCCGACGGGACGCGGGGGCCTCTGGCCAACTCCAAGAGGGCCCTGGAAGTGTACTACGAATCCTGGGGGCAGACATGGGAGCGGGGGGCGCTGATAAAAGCACGACCCGTTGCCGGCAGCAGGGAGCTCGGCCAGAGGGTGATCAAGATGCTCACCCCATTCGTGTACAGGAAATTTCTCGATTTCGTCACCGTCGATGAGATCAAGGAGCTCAAGAGCAGGATCGACCTCTCCCTGAAGGTCAAGCAGGAGCACATGTGGGACGTGAAGCTCGGCGAAGGGGGTATCCGGGAGATAGAGTTTTTCATTCAGTCGCACCAGCTGATTTTCGGGGGGAAAAATCCACCCCTGAGGGAAGAAAATTCCATGAGGGCCCTTGTCTCCCTCCGGGAGGAGGGATACCTCTCTCCGCCCGAGGAGGAGACCCTTGCCGATGCCTACCGGTTTTTACGAAATCTCGAGCACAGGTTACAGATGCTGCGGGGAATGCAGACCCAGCTCCTGCCCCGGGACGAAGACCTTGAAAAGGTGTCCTACCTCATGGGCTTTGAGTCCGTTCCGGACTTTGAAAAAGAGCTGGCCAGGAAGAGGAAAAAGGTCAGGGATATCTTCGGAAAGCTCTTTGCCGAGGAAAAACCCGAAGTGGAGTCGGATGTTGCGCCCGAGGTAATCGGGTTGCTCTACGGGGACATGTCTTTCGAGGATACCCTGGCGACGCTCGCCGAAATGGGATTTACGGACCCCGGCGGCGCTTCGAAAAACCTCGACCTTCTGCGGTCGGGGCCGCAATCATCCCGGATGACCCAGAGGGCCCGCAACTATCTGAGAAAGATAGCGCCCCTTCTGCTGCAGAGGGTAATCGAAACGCCGGCTCCCGACAGGGCCCTCTCCAACATAGACACGTTTATTCGGGCAATCGGCGCGCGGACGACGTTTTACGCCCTGTTATCGGAAAACCCGGGGGTGATCGAGCCCCTGGTCCAGCTCTTCGGGTCGAGTCAGTACCTTTCCGGTTATTTCACCAATAATCTCGACCTGCTGGATGTCCTTCTCAGGAAAGGCCAGTCCGCCGTGATCAAGAACAAGACGGAGATGAGAAAGGAGCTGGGGGAAAAGCTCGTGCTGGCAGAGCATTTCGAGGATGAGCTCGGGATATTGCGCCGGTACAGGAGCGAGGAGTTCTTGCGGATCGGGATACACCGGCTCGGCGGGAATCTCTCCCTCGAGGAGTTTTCCTTTCAGCTGTCGGCCCTGGCCGAAGTGTCGATGGGGTTCACCCTGTTTCTGGCCAGGAGGGAGGCTCTGAAGAAATATGGAGTGCCCTCGTACGTCGATGAGGCCGGCGAGAAACAAGAGGCCTCTTTTCTTGTCGTGGGGCTTGGTAAGCTCGGCGGTGAGGAGCTCAATTTTCACTCCGACCTGGATATCATTTTCATCTACTCCCACATGGGAGAGACGGATATTACCGCGGAAGGGGGGGCAGAGGGAAGGAAGAAGATCACGAACCAGGAATTTTTCGCGCGGGTCGCACAGCGGTTCATATCAAACCTTTCCACGGTAACGAAGGAGGGGTATGTTTACAAGATCGACATGCGGCTCAGACCGTCGGGGAGCCAGGGGCCCCTGGTCACGTCATTCAGTGCTTTCAAGAACTATTATGAGCAGGATGCCCGGATCTGGGAGCGGCAGGCGCTCATAAAGGCGAGGGTGGTGGTGGATGACAGGGATTTCGGGAAGGATGTTGGTCGCTGGATTGCATCCTACGTGTACGAGACGCCCACCCCACCGTCGCTCAAAAGCGAGTTGAGCGATATCCGCTCGAGGATGGAGAGGGAGCTCGGCAAAGAGAGCGGAGGGTTCCACAACCTGAAATTCGGCAGGGGGGGGCTGGTGGATGTGGAATTTCTCGTCCAGTACCTGCAGCTGCTTCACGGGCGTGAATTGCCGGCCACAAGGACGCAAAATACCCTGAAAGCCCTCTTCGAGTTGAGCAGGGAGGGGATCATCGACGAGGAGGAATTTGCCATCCTCGACGAGGGATACCGCTTCCTGAGGGATGTCGAGGTAAGCCTGCGCCTGGTTCACGATGCGTCGGTAGAGCGCTTTCTCGTCGAAGACAGGGGTATCGTCCTCCTGGGCATGACGTCGCGGGATGCTTTCGAGAAAAAGTATAAAGAAGTTACGGGAAATATCCGGAGCGTATTCGACAAGTTTCTCACGGCATAATCGGTTCCCTGCTTACCTTATCCGATCTCGTCATCGGGGAAGTCGAAGATAACGGACGTGCTGATGAAATCCATGATGTTTTCGTTGAGCTTGGTGACAGGCCGGCTGCTGTCCAGATGGATCAGTGTCTTGCGCATCTCCAGAAGGATCTCCACGTTGAAGCCGCCGGGCTCAACCGCAGGGTCTAAGGGGAACTTTTTGTCGTAGAAGTATGCCATGGGACCACCGATTTGTCGTTTTTTATTCTGTCCTCTTTTCTCTCCACGTTCTCTTTCGCAGGTAAGACGACACAATGTCATCTTCTGTTTCAGAAAAGTTGAGAAAAGGTTGATGCATAATATATATATTTTCAGTGAGTGTCAATAAAATAACTACCCGGCCCCGGAAGGGGATTTTTCCCCGAACCGGGCAGAAAAGGCACCTATTTAGCGGGGTAGCCCACTGCCTTGAGATCGAGCCTCTTGTCCGGGTTTCGGCTTTCACCTGCGGAGGTTATCCGGACGCCGGGAATGTCGTTCACCGGGCACACCGTCTCGCAAATGCCGCACCCGATGCACAGGTCGATGTCGATCACGGGCGCATTCACGACTTCACCGTCCGGGCTCTTGATCTTCTTGAAATAAATGGCCTTTTTCGGGGTCGGGCAAAACTCTTCGCACACGATGCATGGCCTTCCGAAGGCAAAGGGAATGCACCTTCCCGTGTCGACGAAGGCGAGCCCGATTTTTGTTTTCTGCTTTTCCGGAAGCATCAGCTCTTTAATGGCGCCCGTGGGGCACACCTGCCCGCACAGCGTGCAGTTGAATTCGCAGTAGCCGATCTTCGGGACGAGCAGGGGGCTCCAGATTCCCGTGATTCCCGCCTCCAGCAGGGTAGGCTGCAGGCCTCCCGTTATGCAGACCTTCATGCATTCACCACACCGTATGCACCTTCTGAGAAACTCCTCCTCGGCGAGGGAGCCGGGAGGACGGATCAGGAGCGGCGGCGTCACGTGCCCCGCAGGCGTGGCTTTCTGAAAGCCCACCGTGACGATCCCCAGCCCGAAAGCCTGGACGAACCTTCTCCTGCGAATATCGATTCTGTCTCTGCTCGTGCCCTTCAGGGAAAACGTCCACTCCAGCGCCTCTTCCGGGCACTCCTTCTCGCAGTTGAAGCACATGATGCACTCCGTGGAGGACCATCCGTCCCTCACGTGCGGGCGCGCACCCCCCTGGCAAACGGCGGCGCAGAGGTTGCAGGCAGTGCAGCGGTCGTTCATGGTGAGCTTGAGGACCTGGAACCGGGAGAGGAGGCCGAGAAGCGCTCCGAGGGGGCACAGATACCGGCACCAGAACCTGGTGGTTATGCGGCTTGCCGCCAGGATTCCGGCGAAAAGAAGCCCCACGAGGAGGGCCTGCCTGAAGAAGACGCTCCTGAAGGGGAGGATGGTTTTTTCAAGAAGTGAGAGGATAAGGTCGGCAAGTTCTGAAAGGAGCGGGATGTTCGCTATGTAGAGGGGTTCGAGGACGGCCCGGGTGAGCCAGTCGATGGCGGGGATGACGGAGAGGGAGAGGGATCTGATAATGAGCGAAACAGGGTCGAATATTCCCGCTATCTCGATCCCGGCCAGCGCGCCGCCCAGGACAAAAAACAGGAGGAGATATTTGTATCTTGCATGCCTGCTCTTTTCTCCCCTCCGTTCTTCGTGGGGCTTGCCGTAAAAAGAGACGGCATTCGTCAGCGTCCCGAGGGGGCATACCCAGCTGCAGAAAACCCTCCCGAGAAATATCGTGAGGCCGACCAGGAAAAGGGAAAGGAGCAGCGTGGCAGGAACGGTGTGCGCCGATATGAGCGTTGACAAAAAGGCCAGGGGGTCGAAGTCCAGGAATATCTTCACGGGATAGGGAATCTCGTTCTGCCCGCTGTAGTCCGTTTTTATCAGGAGAATGAAGAAGATCAGCAGGAACAGGATCTGGGATGTTCTTCTCAGTTGTTTCTTCACGGTCTGGCTGTTTCTCCTTGCCTTGTGCTGTATGGTATCGGATCCTGTATCCCCGCATTCTTGAAGGCTTGCAGCCGCAGGTAGCAGGAATCGCACGCACCGCATGCAATGTCTTCGTTCCGGTAGCACGACCAGGTAAGGTGGAGCGGGGCGTTCAGGGACTTCCCCATCAGGATGAGGTCCTTCTTCATAAGGTCGATAAAAGGGGCTTTGATGACCATATCGGTTTCTGGCCTCGTCCCCAGATCGGCGGCCCTGTTGAAGGCCTCGATGAAGGTGCGTCTGCAGTCGGGGTATCCGCTGCTATCTGCTTCGATGGCCCCGATATATGCCGCCGTTGCGCCCCTGGCCTCCCCCCAGGAGACGGCGATGGAGAGGAGGTGTGCATTTCTGAACGGCACGTAGGACGGGGGGATCACGTCTTCACGGAAATCCCCGAGGGGGACGTCTATTTCTTCGTCGGTCAGACAGGAGCTGCCGATTTCTCTCAGGTAGGAGATATCTGCCACGAGCCGCTCCCTGACCCCGTAATGGTCGGCGATATCGTGGAAGGCCTTGAGCTCCCTCTCCGCCGTTCTCTGACCGTACCGCACGTGGAGGAACAGGAGCTCTTCTACCTCCCTCATTGCAAATCCGGCCAGAATACAGCTATCCATCCCGCCGGAAACGAGTACCACACCCCGTTCGTGTATCATCTTCACACACCCCGTGTGCTGCTTCCGAATATGTATTTGTGCAGCTGCACGTTGAGCCGCACCTGCAGCCGCTCTTTGATGATCCAGCCGGCGAGGGTTTCGGCCTCCACGTGCCCCCATGCAGGGGATAAGAGCACCGTTCCCGGAAAGGTGCGGAGCTTTTCGTCGATGAAAGCGCGGGCGAAGTCGAAGTCTTCCCGGCCTGTCACGACGAACTTGATCTCGTCTGTTTTGCCGAGGCAGCGGAGGTTTTCTTCCAGAAATGACCCTCCCGCGCCGGACCCGGGGGTCTTCACGTCGACGATTTTAACGCAGGGGCTGTTCAGGCCGGAAAGGGGTAAAGAGCCGTTGGTTTCGATGGAAACGGCGTACCCCATGTTCACGAGAAGGTCGATGAGCTCCGGGGTTTCCCCTTGCAGGAGGGGTTCCCCGCCCGT
This region of Deltaproteobacteria bacterium genomic DNA includes:
- a CDS encoding radical SAM protein, which translates into the protein MVVNEIFTSIQGESTSQGLPFSFVRLTGCNLRCAYCDTTYAYEEGRLMDIPAIAAEVEKLGLPGVLITGGEPLLQGETPELIDLLVNMGYAVSIETNGSLPLSGLNSPCVKIVDVKTPGSGAGGSFLEENLRCLGKTDEIKFVVTGREDFDFARAFIDEKLRTFPGTVLLSPAWGHVEAETLAGWIIKERLQVRLNVQLHKYIFGSSTRGV